GCTGCTGCCGGGACGAAGCGCGTCCAGCCCGCTTTCGAAGGCCGCTTCCAGCGCCTTGAAGATATCCACCGCCAGAGGCAAGACCAGGCCCCATGAGAAGGTTCTTGCACCGTCAGACGAATAACCATCGACCAACGTGCCGACATCGCCCTTGATCAATGCGCCCGGCGTCACCACAGCCGCCATATCCGACAAGGCGGGCCCGACGGATATGTAGTCCCAATGTCCGCTCAGCGAAAAACCTGACGTCGCGGCATGCGCCTGCGCGCCAGCCTTCCAGGCGGCAGAAAGCCCACCAAGCGCCGCGCCCGGCCTGGCGGCTGCCGCCATCGCGACCAGCCCCGCCTCAGCCGCCGCCGCCGCGCGCCGCAGAAGTTCGATCTCGCGTTCGGATTTCACCGCGCGCAGACGCCGCAGCACGGCCGAACCATCGATCCAGTTCACATCGGGAAGTGCCTGACGCAACGCCAGAAAATCAGCGGCCGGCATGAATTCGAGATCGGCACCGATGCGCGCCGATGCTAAACCGCGCTCCCGCAGGAGGTCCGCGAGAAGTTTGAAACAGACCGCGCGGTCAAACGTCTCCGGCCTCGGGCCGCCCGAATTGTTGCGGCGATAGGCGTTATCCACTTGGCGGACGGTTTCGACACCCGACAGATCGACCATGTCGATCCATATGCGGTGGCAGCGCAGATCGATATCTGGCGCAGCCTTCCTGATGAGCGGGGCAGCATGATCGCTGACGATGGCGGCAAGCCCCGCCCCGGCATCTGCCGGAACAAGCGCAATCGCCGAACCGGCCCTGCCCCACATTGTCGCAACACCGGCGTGAGCGCCGACCGCATATCGGAAGGCTTCGGGCTGGAACAGCACCAGCGCATCGATATCCGCCTCCCACATCAACTGCTGCGCACGGCTTCGGTCGATATCGCTCATGGGAACCCCGGTGATTGTTTGCCTGCCGTGTCTTGCGGCGCATTTTATGAAACTACGCTTTAGCAGTCACCGGGAGAGGAAAGAAGGTGGAAGATGACATCTCCACCACAACGGTCGTCATCTGGAGCGAACGCATGCCACTTGTTTCTTCTCCTCGCCGGGGAGAAGAAATACGCCGTAACGCCTTGTCCTATCCAAATGAGGCGGCGGATAAATCCGCGGCCTCATTGTCATTCACGCCTCCAGCCACTTCACCTGCTCAGCGGTCAGCGCAATATCCAGTGCCGAAAGGCTGTCCTCCAGCTCCGCAATCGTGCGCGGCCCGATCAGCGGGATGACCGGGAAAGGCTGGGCGATGACATAAGCTAACGCGATATGGATCGGGTGCCGCCCGAGTTTCTGAGCAAGCTCGATCGCCCGGTCGCGGCGCACGAAGTTTCGGTCAGAATACCAGACGCGGACGATTTCCTCATCATCCTGCTTGTCGCGCCCTGCCCGCTCGGTGAAGAAGCCGCGCCCCTGGCTCGACCAGGCGAAGTTAGGGATCTGGCGGGATTTCAGCCATTCCTTCCACTCGTCATCCGATGCCGCCACGCAGCCCGCCCAGATGGGATCGAGCATTTCGGCGAGCGAGAAGTTGTTGGAAAGCGCGCCCGGGGCCTGCTTGCCATTCTTCTGCGCATAGGCGGCAGCCTCATCCATACGCTCGCGCGTCCAGTTCGAG
This is a stretch of genomic DNA from Agrobacterium fabrum str. C58. It encodes these proteins:
- a CDS encoding M24 family metallopeptidase; translated protein: MSDIDRSRAQQLMWEADIDALVLFQPEAFRYAVGAHAGVATMWGRAGSAIALVPADAGAGLAAIVSDHAAPLIRKAAPDIDLRCHRIWIDMVDLSGVETVRQVDNAYRRNNSGGPRPETFDRAVCFKLLADLLRERGLASARIGADLEFMPAADFLALRQALPDVNWIDGSAVLRRLRAVKSEREIELLRRAAAAAEAGLVAMAAAARPGAALGGLSAAWKAGAQAHAATSGFSLSGHWDYISVGPALSDMAAVVTPGALIKGDVGTLVDGYSSDGARTFSWGLVLPLAVDIFKALEAAFESGLDALRPGSSFGAVHAAMLASMRRDGFSEYYRGHFGHSVGGGVGIEEWPFFSHDNAEIILPGMVVALEAPFYGEGLGALMIEDQFLVTSSGTECMNKLPRTLRDLSRE